One Chitinophaga sp. H8 DNA window includes the following coding sequences:
- a CDS encoding phytanoyl-CoA dioxygenase family protein, producing MQALIKEKFLTDGYVIIDVLSEAEVAAFRKVMDVLLSPKVTAEENKKHSSSFQHLGDEIADFGKEARQYYFHLLTKPGTESIHHAFHHPVILKAVEALIGPDLIVNNASILAANVGTAYSLGWHRDIIQIPQPEIEDWLFSPERFHNSVQINLPLVDENSLWVVPASHNRPNTPAEDAAFAGSKHYAPIGAEMPGGIPVSLKAGQAVLYNNNLIHRGYTEVMKIPRRTLHMGYHSAKYPPTWHFYLLNDTLLTPQYLETLSPEMKQMMKEYLACRQQYPNMNDTWKYDYNFPGKQS from the coding sequence ATGCAAGCACTTATCAAAGAAAAATTCCTGACAGATGGATATGTTATTATCGATGTGCTTTCCGAAGCTGAAGTAGCCGCGTTCAGAAAAGTAATGGACGTACTGCTCAGCCCTAAAGTGACGGCGGAAGAAAATAAAAAACACAGCTCCTCCTTTCAGCATCTGGGTGATGAAATTGCCGACTTCGGAAAGGAAGCAAGACAATATTATTTCCACCTGCTTACTAAACCTGGTACAGAATCTATTCATCACGCATTTCATCATCCTGTAATCCTTAAAGCAGTGGAAGCGCTGATAGGACCAGATCTGATTGTAAATAATGCTTCTATCCTGGCGGCAAATGTAGGGACTGCCTACTCACTCGGATGGCACAGGGATATTATCCAGATTCCTCAGCCGGAAATTGAAGACTGGTTATTCTCTCCGGAAAGATTCCATAACAGTGTACAGATTAACCTGCCTCTAGTGGATGAAAACTCACTGTGGGTAGTGCCAGCCAGTCATAACAGACCCAATACACCGGCAGAAGATGCAGCCTTCGCTGGTTCCAAACATTATGCGCCAATAGGGGCCGAAATGCCTGGAGGAATACCGGTTTCACTGAAAGCAGGCCAGGCGGTACTTTATAACAATAACCTGATTCACCGCGGATATACAGAAGTGATGAAGATTCCCAGAAGAACATTACACATGGGATATCATAGCGCAAAATATCCGCCCACCTGGCACTTCTATCTGTTGAACGATACATTGCTTACACCACAATACCTGGAAACACTCAGCCCGGAAATGAAACAAATGATGAAAGAATACCTGGCATGCCGGCAGCAATATCCCAACATGAATGATACCTGGAAGTATGATTATAATTTTCCCGGAAAACAATCTTAA
- a CDS encoding sugar phosphate isomerase/epimerase family protein, which yields MTTKHESSNKKKRKFRPGCILLALMVITALCGTVKPVKAQQRASDLYARNNLIAWCIVPFDSKKRGPEERAQMMKKLGITRFAYDWRDEHIPSFGEEIETMKKHNIKLQGWWLSSGLHPEQDKYLPLILDALKKHNVKTELWCMFWGGPEFDKLTQEEKIRTMAKPVAYVAKKLDEIGCKLGVYNHGGWFGVPENQLAVIEYLKMPNIGIVYNLHHAEEDIDRFPTFFPKIKPYLLAFNIAGLKLGNPVKVVPVGEGDAETEMMKLVWKSGYRGPVGILNEGTAPDAEVGLQMNMDGLKKVLTTIGDKKALKTYR from the coding sequence ATGACTACAAAACATGAAAGCAGTAATAAGAAGAAAAGGAAGTTTCGCCCGGGATGTATTTTATTAGCACTCATGGTAATTACAGCACTCTGTGGTACAGTAAAACCTGTAAAAGCACAGCAGCGCGCCAGTGATCTCTATGCCAGGAACAATCTCATCGCCTGGTGTATTGTACCATTTGACAGTAAAAAAAGAGGGCCGGAAGAACGGGCGCAAATGATGAAGAAGCTAGGTATCACCAGGTTTGCATACGACTGGCGCGATGAACATATCCCTTCTTTTGGAGAAGAGATAGAAACCATGAAGAAACACAATATCAAATTACAAGGATGGTGGTTGTCGTCAGGGCTGCATCCGGAACAGGACAAATATCTGCCACTCATTCTCGACGCCTTGAAAAAACATAACGTGAAAACCGAATTATGGTGCATGTTCTGGGGAGGTCCTGAATTTGATAAACTCACCCAGGAAGAAAAAATACGTACCATGGCAAAGCCGGTGGCATACGTGGCTAAAAAGCTGGATGAGATTGGTTGTAAACTGGGCGTTTATAATCATGGGGGATGGTTTGGTGTACCGGAAAATCAGCTGGCAGTAATAGAATATTTAAAAATGCCTAACATCGGTATCGTGTATAACCTCCACCATGCCGAGGAAGATATTGACCGGTTCCCAACATTCTTCCCTAAGATTAAACCTTACCTGCTGGCATTTAATATTGCTGGTTTGAAGCTGGGTAATCCGGTAAAGGTAGTGCCTGTAGGAGAGGGTGATGCGGAAACGGAAATGATGAAACTGGTATGGAAAAGCGGTTATCGTGGGCCTGTAGGTATCCTGAATGAAGGCACTGCTCCGGATGCTGAAGTAGGCTTGCAGATGAATATGGATGGCCTGAAAAAAGTACTTACCACAATAGGAGATAAAAAAGCACTAAAGACTTACCGCTGA
- a CDS encoding PQQ-binding-like beta-propeller repeat protein: protein MKMKTNRRRQGFIGACYSMVLLLSVSCKEVQHPDWGFAGGDEGHTNYAAFNQINKDNVAQLKVAWTYHTGDMKGNVQGNPLIVDGVMYITTPAQVLIAVDAAKGTELWRFNPAREGEVMGGVNRGIAHWGKGEQALIAFTSGPYLNVVSTKTGKPVPEFGDKGRINLNEGLVRPANEMAISAPAAPVIFKDLVIVGAMTWSAPANVSAFNIHTGKREWIFHNIPQPDEEGHESWGDKNFWKTGAGVNVWGGLCVDSENGMVFFATGQPKDDFYRPDNDGEHLYGNCIVALEAGTGKKKWHYQALHHDLWDLDLPCAPILVNLKKDGKKVPGVAQLTKTGNTLLFNRLTGELFSKVEERPVPASPLLGEKAFPTQPFVSWPEPFSRQVLTAADLTQLTPEAHESALKRFNAADTGWFMPPTEKGVIYYGIHGGAEWGGGAYEPESNVLYVNANELAWHITMHDINKAPGGKEDVSPGRNVYLARGCVSCHGGNREGMGAAPALKSLSAKYRKDEVVKIIKTGKGAMPAFTQIPEDDVQAIAAYLLDNKSTPGKTATEKIPVYRAMAYTKFLDEQGYPATAPPWGTLNALDLNTGKIKWKVPLGEYEELTRKGIPQTGTENFGGSIVTGGGLVFIAAARDLKFRAFDKDSGKVLWEDTLPYGGNAVPSTYMVNGRQYVVIPATGGGKLGNPTGDAYVAYALPDQQ, encoded by the coding sequence ATGAAAATGAAAACTAATCGCCGTCGTCAGGGATTCATAGGGGCATGTTATAGCATGGTGCTGTTGCTGTCCGTTTCCTGCAAAGAGGTACAACATCCTGACTGGGGGTTTGCCGGCGGAGACGAAGGACATACTAACTACGCGGCCTTCAACCAGATCAATAAAGACAATGTTGCACAACTGAAAGTAGCCTGGACTTATCATACCGGTGATATGAAAGGAAACGTGCAGGGCAATCCGCTGATTGTAGATGGGGTGATGTATATCACCACGCCTGCACAAGTGCTGATTGCGGTAGATGCTGCAAAAGGAACAGAACTATGGCGCTTTAATCCGGCCAGAGAAGGCGAAGTAATGGGTGGGGTTAACCGTGGTATCGCCCATTGGGGAAAAGGAGAGCAGGCACTCATCGCATTTACATCGGGTCCATACCTGAATGTAGTCAGCACTAAAACGGGAAAGCCGGTGCCTGAATTTGGTGATAAAGGCAGAATTAATCTGAATGAGGGGCTGGTAAGACCTGCGAATGAAATGGCTATTTCTGCTCCTGCTGCTCCTGTTATCTTTAAAGATCTGGTGATTGTAGGTGCCATGACCTGGAGCGCGCCTGCTAATGTGAGTGCATTTAATATTCATACCGGCAAACGTGAATGGATCTTTCATAATATCCCCCAACCTGACGAAGAAGGACATGAATCCTGGGGAGATAAAAACTTCTGGAAAACAGGTGCGGGTGTAAATGTATGGGGGGGATTATGCGTGGATAGTGAAAACGGTATGGTGTTCTTTGCTACCGGACAACCTAAAGATGATTTTTACCGTCCGGATAATGATGGTGAACATCTCTATGGCAACTGTATTGTGGCATTAGAGGCTGGTACAGGTAAAAAGAAATGGCATTATCAGGCATTGCATCATGATCTGTGGGACCTCGACCTGCCTTGTGCACCTATACTGGTAAACCTGAAAAAGGATGGGAAAAAAGTACCAGGGGTGGCACAGCTCACAAAAACAGGAAATACCCTGCTGTTTAATCGCCTCACCGGAGAACTGTTTTCCAAAGTGGAAGAACGTCCCGTACCTGCGAGCCCGTTATTGGGAGAAAAAGCATTTCCGACACAGCCTTTTGTAAGCTGGCCGGAACCATTTTCCCGCCAGGTACTTACCGCTGCAGACCTCACACAACTTACTCCGGAAGCACACGAATCTGCTTTAAAAAGATTTAATGCTGCTGATACAGGCTGGTTTATGCCACCTACGGAAAAAGGTGTGATCTACTATGGTATCCATGGTGGGGCAGAATGGGGTGGTGGTGCTTATGAACCGGAAAGTAATGTGCTCTATGTAAATGCGAATGAATTGGCCTGGCACATTACCATGCATGATATCAATAAAGCACCCGGAGGAAAAGAGGACGTATCACCCGGACGAAATGTTTACCTGGCCAGAGGTTGTGTAAGTTGTCATGGTGGCAACAGGGAAGGTATGGGGGCCGCACCGGCATTGAAAAGCCTGTCGGCTAAATACAGAAAGGATGAGGTGGTGAAAATTATCAAAACAGGGAAAGGGGCCATGCCTGCTTTTACACAGATTCCTGAAGATGATGTACAGGCGATTGCTGCCTACCTGTTGGATAACAAAAGTACACCGGGAAAAACAGCCACAGAAAAAATACCGGTATACCGGGCAATGGCATATACCAAATTCCTGGATGAACAAGGATATCCTGCTACCGCTCCACCCTGGGGTACGTTGAATGCACTGGATTTAAACACCGGGAAAATTAAATGGAAAGTACCATTAGGGGAATACGAAGAGCTGACCCGTAAGGGAATCCCGCAAACAGGTACGGAAAACTTCGGCGGATCAATCGTAACAGGTGGCGGACTAGTATTCATTGCGGCTGCCCGCGATCTGAAATTCAGGGCTTTTGATAAAGACTCAGGAAAAGTATTATGGGAAGATACACTGCCCTATGGTGGAAATGCAGTGCCAAGTACTTACATGGTGAATGGCAGACAATATGTGGTAATACCGGCAACAGGTGGTGGTAAGCTGGGTAATCCTACCGGTGATGCCTATGTGGCTTATGCGCTTCCCGATCAACAATAA
- a CDS encoding SusC/RagA family TonB-linked outer membrane protein: MKLKLPWQIISCCSFLLLITYSANAQHVLNGKVRDEKNGALPGATVKIKGTSRGVATDVDGAFMLEIASPDEVLQISFMGYKTLEEAAGNRRTATFTLTVDEEQAKLQEVTVVGFGTQKKVSVTGSIATVSVKNLQQAATPSLSNALAGRLPGIITRQASGEPGSDQAQVFIRGLGTWVNRSPLILVDGVERSMNNINAQEIESFSILKDASATAVYGVRGANGVIVINTKKGEKGRPRVTLRSETAQLTSIRLPDYINAVEYAGLMNEGMKQVEQPPRWSEEDIQKFRDGSDPYLYPNVDWADIIMRKHTYQTINNLSVTGGSEIVRYYANVGYTDQNGIWKDDPANNYDTNERMKRYNYRSNVDINVAKELVLELGIGGIIQQGNFSSIGADALLDALRRTPPMAFTVKNPDGSPGGNPTSIGSNPWGLATQSGYSVHMHNTLQSTFSARWDLSGAVTPGLSVSGKFSYDYYSFAGINRHKQFAVKQYLGKDPVTGEDKYTVFREEQPLGYWVGNGSNRALYTEFMTNYARSFGKHAVTGMVLYNQRDYVNINAGTSIENLPFRRQGIAARAAYSYDDKYLVEFDMGYNGSENFPKGKRFGFFPSISAGWVPSGEKFWGENNVVNNLKIRGSYGQVGNDQIGRRFLFLTTVNTRTAQGYAFGESQQFWPGIDELQIGTPNVTWEVATKANIGLDLGMFNNKLVLQIDAFAEDRDGILLQRGVMPDAAGFMPASIPFGNLGKAKNRGIDGMLEIKNNVANGLFYSFRANVTYARNTVIENDEPPQRYAYQSAKGHPIDQPFGLIGLGFFKDQAEIDKSPRQTFQDIVRPGDIRYEDVNGDGVIDNFDRVPIGFPRTPEFMYGFGGTVAYKNFDVSIFFNGAARASLYLNGPSIFPFLKGQGSYNVLREFYDNRWTKENPDGAKYPAVTDDLNVNNYRQSTIYMKDASYLRLRNAEIAYTLPTALTQRAAISSLRIFINGLNLYTWDKIKVMDPESNDGVGSYPLQRSYNIGLQVNFK, translated from the coding sequence ATGAAGCTAAAACTACCGTGGCAGATTATTTCATGTTGCAGTTTTTTATTGCTGATTACTTACAGTGCCAATGCACAACATGTGCTGAATGGCAAAGTGAGGGATGAAAAGAATGGCGCACTTCCTGGTGCTACTGTTAAAATAAAAGGTACTTCAAGAGGGGTGGCTACAGATGTGGATGGTGCATTCATGCTGGAAATAGCAAGTCCTGATGAGGTACTACAAATCAGCTTTATGGGCTATAAAACCCTGGAAGAGGCAGCCGGCAACAGAAGGACAGCCACCTTTACCCTGACTGTTGATGAGGAACAAGCCAAACTTCAGGAGGTAACAGTAGTTGGGTTTGGTACCCAAAAGAAAGTATCCGTTACCGGTTCTATCGCTACAGTATCTGTCAAGAACTTACAACAGGCAGCTACACCCTCTTTATCTAATGCACTGGCGGGCAGACTACCCGGTATCATCACACGCCAGGCGAGTGGTGAGCCAGGATCAGATCAGGCGCAGGTGTTTATACGCGGCCTCGGTACCTGGGTAAACCGCTCTCCGCTGATATTGGTGGATGGCGTGGAAAGAAGCATGAATAATATTAATGCCCAGGAAATTGAAAGCTTCTCCATCTTAAAGGATGCTTCTGCCACTGCTGTATATGGGGTGAGGGGAGCCAACGGGGTAATTGTGATTAACACTAAAAAAGGAGAGAAGGGCAGACCCCGTGTAACCCTCCGATCGGAAACCGCGCAACTTACATCTATCCGGTTACCCGACTATATCAATGCGGTAGAATATGCCGGATTGATGAATGAAGGTATGAAACAGGTAGAACAACCTCCCCGCTGGTCAGAAGAGGATATTCAGAAATTCCGGGATGGCTCAGACCCTTATCTGTACCCAAATGTAGATTGGGCAGATATTATTATGCGCAAACATACCTACCAGACTATTAACAACCTGAGTGTAACCGGTGGAAGCGAAATAGTAAGATATTATGCAAACGTTGGATACACTGATCAGAATGGTATCTGGAAAGATGATCCTGCTAATAATTATGATACCAATGAAAGAATGAAACGTTACAATTATCGGTCCAATGTAGATATCAATGTCGCAAAGGAACTGGTACTGGAACTCGGTATTGGCGGGATTATACAACAAGGCAACTTTTCCTCTATCGGTGCAGATGCTTTACTGGATGCACTGAGGAGAACACCACCTATGGCATTTACCGTAAAAAATCCGGATGGCTCTCCCGGCGGGAATCCTACTTCTATTGGCAGCAATCCCTGGGGACTGGCTACCCAATCCGGTTATTCTGTGCATATGCATAATACTTTGCAAAGCACCTTTTCTGCCCGTTGGGACCTGTCCGGTGCTGTTACACCAGGACTGTCCGTGAGCGGTAAATTTTCCTATGATTATTACTCTTTCGCAGGTATCAACCGCCATAAGCAATTTGCAGTGAAACAATACCTCGGCAAAGACCCGGTAACAGGGGAAGATAAATACACCGTTTTCAGGGAAGAACAACCGTTGGGGTATTGGGTAGGTAATGGTTCTAACAGGGCACTCTATACGGAGTTTATGACCAATTATGCCCGGTCATTTGGTAAACATGCTGTGACGGGCATGGTACTGTATAACCAAAGGGATTATGTAAATATCAATGCAGGAACATCTATAGAGAACCTGCCTTTCCGCCGCCAGGGAATAGCCGCACGTGCTGCCTATAGCTATGATGATAAATACCTGGTAGAGTTTGATATGGGATACAACGGATCGGAAAACTTTCCTAAAGGAAAACGCTTTGGTTTCTTTCCTTCCATCTCAGCAGGCTGGGTGCCCTCCGGTGAAAAATTCTGGGGAGAAAATAATGTAGTCAATAACCTGAAGATCAGAGGATCTTACGGACAGGTGGGTAACGACCAGATCGGCCGCCGCTTCCTGTTTCTGACTACTGTAAATACAAGAACGGCACAGGGATATGCTTTCGGCGAATCCCAGCAATTCTGGCCAGGTATTGATGAATTACAAATAGGTACACCCAATGTAACCTGGGAGGTGGCTACCAAAGCCAATATCGGATTAGACCTCGGCATGTTTAACAATAAGCTGGTACTACAGATAGATGCATTTGCAGAAGACCGCGATGGTATCCTGCTGCAAAGAGGCGTGATGCCGGATGCGGCTGGATTCATGCCTGCCTCTATTCCTTTTGGGAATCTGGGTAAAGCAAAGAACCGCGGGATTGATGGTATGCTGGAAATAAAGAATAATGTGGCCAACGGACTTTTTTATTCCTTCCGTGCTAATGTGACCTACGCCCGTAATACCGTTATAGAAAATGACGAGCCACCACAACGATACGCTTATCAATCGGCCAAAGGACATCCGATAGACCAACCTTTTGGATTGATAGGACTGGGATTTTTTAAAGATCAGGCGGAAATAGATAAAAGCCCCCGCCAAACATTCCAGGACATTGTAAGGCCAGGAGATATCAGGTATGAAGACGTAAATGGGGATGGCGTAATAGACAACTTCGACAGAGTGCCGATTGGTTTCCCCCGCACGCCGGAATTTATGTATGGCTTTGGAGGTACTGTAGCATATAAGAACTTTGATGTAAGCATCTTCTTTAATGGGGCGGCCAGGGCTAGCCTTTATCTCAACGGTCCCTCTATTTTCCCCTTCCTGAAAGGGCAAGGTTCTTATAATGTGCTGCGGGAATTTTACGACAACAGGTGGACAAAAGAAAACCCGGATGGTGCCAAATATCCGGCAGTAACGGATGATCTTAATGTTAATAATTATCGCCAGAGCACCATCTACATGAAGGATGCCAGCTACTTACGCCTGCGTAATGCGGAAATAGCTTACACCCTTCCCACTGCGCTTACACAACGTGCAGCCATCAGCAGCCTGCGCATTTTTATTAATGGCCTGAACCTGTATACCTGGGATAAGATAAAAGTGATGGACCCTGAATCTAATGACGGGGTAGGTAGCTATCCGCTGCAAAGAAGCTATAATATTGGCTTGCAGGTGAACTTTAAATAA
- a CDS encoding MFS transporter: MTTLINKKRLFNTSCLALVVTAFTFAIRANLLDVFAAEFSLSQQEVGEIAAAAFWGFTLAMFIGGPICDFIGMGRMFLLAFIFHITGLVLTIFAGGYWSLFLSTLLVGLGNGFVESASYAMVSSMYTSEKTKMINKWHIWFPAGIAIGGVLSYLMSIGGAGWRWQIASMVLPTIAYGVLFIGQSFPKSERVSLGVTNRQMIRECFRPLFLIMVGCMFLTGATELCTNQWIVALLSSLGVPSILLLVFINGIMTLGRANAGFILKRISTTGLLLASAILACLGLLGLGLADNIMAFVAAFVFATGICFFWPTMIGFVSEQLPKTGPLGLSIMGGAGLMSTALMMPRFGAEYDKHLSRLLPEGYQLDQLKNATVPGEAATIWEQVKLAAGADTLLQAAILPAILIVAFTGIHLYIVRVEKQKKVMMAAQTPAAI; encoded by the coding sequence ATGACCACACTCATCAATAAAAAAAGATTGTTTAACACCAGTTGTCTGGCATTGGTGGTAACTGCATTCACTTTCGCTATCCGGGCTAATCTGCTGGATGTATTTGCGGCAGAATTTTCATTGAGCCAGCAGGAAGTAGGAGAAATTGCTGCCGCTGCATTCTGGGGTTTTACCCTGGCGATGTTTATAGGAGGCCCTATCTGTGATTTTATCGGCATGGGGAGAATGTTCCTGTTGGCATTTATTTTTCATATTACAGGTCTTGTGCTGACCATCTTTGCGGGGGGCTACTGGTCCTTATTCCTGTCTACTTTATTGGTGGGATTGGGCAATGGATTTGTAGAGTCTGCCAGCTATGCAATGGTGAGCAGTATGTACACCAGTGAAAAAACGAAGATGATCAACAAGTGGCATATCTGGTTCCCGGCTGGTATCGCTATCGGAGGCGTTTTATCTTATCTGATGAGTATTGGAGGTGCAGGATGGAGATGGCAGATTGCGTCTATGGTGCTGCCCACTATCGCTTATGGGGTGTTGTTTATCGGGCAATCATTTCCCAAGTCAGAAAGGGTAAGCCTGGGGGTAACAAACCGCCAGATGATCAGAGAATGTTTCCGGCCTTTGTTTCTGATCATGGTGGGATGTATGTTCCTTACCGGGGCTACGGAGTTATGTACCAACCAGTGGATCGTAGCGCTCCTGTCTTCATTGGGCGTACCTTCTATCCTGCTGCTGGTGTTTATCAACGGTATCATGACGCTGGGTAGAGCTAATGCAGGGTTTATATTAAAGCGGATTTCTACTACCGGCCTATTATTGGCATCGGCCATATTAGCCTGCCTGGGGCTGCTTGGATTGGGATTGGCCGACAATATCATGGCTTTTGTTGCTGCTTTCGTATTTGCTACTGGTATCTGTTTTTTCTGGCCCACGATGATTGGATTTGTATCAGAGCAATTACCTAAAACAGGCCCATTAGGACTATCCATTATGGGAGGAGCAGGATTAATGTCTACGGCGTTAATGATGCCCCGTTTTGGTGCCGAATATGATAAGCACCTGAGCCGGCTGCTACCGGAAGGCTACCAGCTGGACCAATTGAAAAATGCCACCGTACCAGGTGAAGCAGCAACCATATGGGAACAGGTCAAATTAGCGGCGGGTGCAGATACTTTATTACAGGCGGCTATCCTGCCTGCCATATTGATTGTTGCATTTACCGGTATCCATCTCTATATTGTAAGGGTGGAGAAACAAAAGAAAGTAATGATGGCAGCGCAAACACCTGCTGCCATCTGA
- a CDS encoding RagB/SusD family nutrient uptake outer membrane protein, with protein MRYYINCLAVLMASVLLLSACKKNFLDKVPDEDMNLDEVFKERLYAERFLTATYNYLPPEIDFAESPGRNPFVGASDDMEMTWQNRFAHVMGSGSWGPSNVQDGHWTVGYQAIRRLNLFTEKIVGTPMDENAKKVWIGEATFLKGFFYFWMVRLYGPVPLVEKSFQPDENFAGLVRAPLVDCINYIVAQCDAAAAVLPNRVTADRQGKVTRAAALALKSRALLYLASPLWNGNPDYADFKDKEGTKLFPDYSAQRWQDAATAAKNCIDEVEKAGYKLYRSPENDPVKNYQQLFIRNNDEVLFAHNAGIGYHQEMCAAPNSMGGWSGYCPLQTLVDAYEMADGSTPITGYNADATPVINPASGYKETGYAATASPQGYYPAGVRNMYVNREPRFYATVNFSGSIWRGRMLEFWNSGVDGKSKGGAELYTITGYLLKKFMEESVNIAENKFTLKTWNYFRLGEQYLNYAEALNEAQGPVADVHKYVNAIRNRAGLPPLSASLNKEEMRARIWHERQIELAFETHRYFDTRRWKIADKTNAMSLYGMNITVGQSLQDDNYYKRTFIKKRVFDKGKHYLWPISQNELNKTPGLIQNPGW; from the coding sequence ATGAGATATTACATCAACTGCCTGGCGGTATTAATGGCAAGTGTATTGCTCTTATCTGCCTGCAAAAAGAACTTCCTGGATAAAGTGCCTGATGAGGATATGAACCTCGATGAGGTATTCAAAGAAAGACTCTATGCGGAACGTTTCCTGACCGCTACCTATAATTATTTACCACCGGAAATAGACTTTGCAGAATCTCCCGGAAGAAACCCTTTCGTAGGTGCTTCTGATGATATGGAAATGACCTGGCAAAACCGTTTTGCCCATGTAATGGGGTCCGGTTCCTGGGGCCCTTCCAATGTACAGGATGGACATTGGACCGTAGGTTATCAGGCTATCAGAAGACTAAACCTGTTCACCGAAAAAATAGTAGGTACACCTATGGATGAAAATGCCAAAAAGGTGTGGATAGGCGAAGCTACTTTTCTGAAAGGATTCTTTTATTTCTGGATGGTACGCTTATATGGCCCGGTACCATTAGTGGAAAAGTCATTCCAGCCGGATGAAAATTTTGCTGGTCTGGTGCGCGCCCCACTGGTGGATTGTATCAACTATATCGTGGCACAATGTGATGCTGCGGCAGCAGTACTGCCCAACCGGGTTACTGCCGACCGTCAGGGAAAGGTAACCAGGGCTGCGGCACTGGCGCTCAAATCCAGGGCATTATTATACCTGGCCAGCCCACTATGGAATGGTAATCCTGACTATGCTGATTTTAAAGACAAAGAGGGTACTAAACTCTTCCCGGATTACAGTGCGCAACGCTGGCAGGATGCTGCTACTGCTGCGAAAAACTGTATTGACGAAGTGGAAAAAGCAGGATACAAATTATATCGCTCTCCTGAAAATGATCCTGTGAAAAATTATCAGCAACTATTTATCCGCAATAATGATGAAGTGCTGTTTGCACATAATGCCGGCATCGGCTACCACCAGGAAATGTGCGCAGCGCCTAACAGCATGGGAGGATGGAGTGGCTATTGCCCTTTGCAAACATTAGTAGATGCCTACGAAATGGCAGATGGCTCTACACCTATTACAGGTTATAATGCAGATGCTACACCTGTTATAAACCCTGCGTCAGGATATAAGGAAACCGGTTACGCCGCTACTGCCAGCCCGCAAGGCTATTATCCGGCGGGAGTAAGGAATATGTATGTCAACCGGGAACCGAGGTTTTATGCTACAGTCAATTTCAGTGGCTCCATCTGGAGGGGAAGAATGCTGGAATTCTGGAACAGCGGGGTAGACGGGAAATCAAAAGGTGGTGCGGAACTATATACCATCACCGGATACCTGCTGAAAAAGTTTATGGAGGAATCCGTAAATATTGCAGAGAACAAATTCACCCTCAAAACCTGGAACTACTTCCGGTTGGGTGAACAATACCTCAACTATGCAGAGGCATTGAATGAAGCCCAGGGCCCTGTAGCGGATGTACATAAATATGTAAATGCGATCCGTAACCGTGCCGGATTACCTCCACTGTCTGCATCACTGAATAAAGAAGAAATGCGTGCCCGGATATGGCATGAAAGACAGATAGAACTGGCTTTTGAAACACATCGTTACTTTGATACCCGCCGCTGGAAAATAGCCGACAAAACCAATGCTATGTCTTTGTACGGTATGAATATCACGGTAGGGCAATCCTTACAGGATGACAATTATTACAAACGCACTTTTATAAAGAAAAGAGTATTTGATAAGGGAAAACATTATCTGTGGCCTATTTCACAGAATGAGCTCAACAAAACCCCGGGGCTGATACAAAATCCGGGTTGGTAA